CACTGGCGCCGTCGCCAGCAGCGCGTACCGATCCTTCAGGGCGGTACGGCGGCGGATCGCGTCGATCGCCCGCCGCCGGGCCGTGGCCATCAGCCAGCCGGCCGGACTGGCCGGGTCGGCAACCGGCCACGACACCAGTGCCTCGGCCACCGCCTCCTGAGCCGCATCCTCGGCCAACCCGAAGTCGCCGGTGAACCGGGTCAGCGCGGCGACGATCCGCGCCGACTCGATCCGCCAGACGGCCTCGACGCCGGCTGCATCCATCAGCGCCGGCCGTTGCTCTCGCGGTAGGCGTCGTCCTTGACGAACTTCGCGCTGTCCTGCGGCACCTCGTCCTCGCCGGGCACCCGCCGTACTTCGATCTTGGACCCTGGGACCGCCGGGACCCGCTTGGCCCACTCGACAGCCTCCTGCTTCGAGGCGACGTCGAGCAGGAAGTAGCCCCCGAACAGTTCCTTGGTCTCGCCGTACGGCCCGTCCGTGACGATCGGCGCCTCATCCGTGAACTGCACCACGACGCCCTGGGCCGGATCGTCGAGCCCTTCCGCCGCGACGTACACGCCGGCCTTGTCCAGCTCCTCGATGAACCGGCGGGTCGTGGTCATCATCTCGTCGATGTTGGCCATCATGGCCGCGTTCGTCTCGTCGGTGCCCCGCATGATCAGCATGTACTGCGCCATCACGTAACTCCTTGTCCGACGGGGCCGCCTCTCGGCCCTCGCACCCCCAGGTCGAACGAGCGGCCCGCGGATCGACACGACCCCGAAGAAACTTCTCGGCGCTTCTCCAAGCATGCCGGACAAGATTGGTTGTGGGATGGTGTCGGATCGGGGTCTTGGTGTTCGTGGAGTTGGTGTGGCGGCCGTTCGGGTCGCTGCACTGAGAGGAGACGGCAGTGGCTGAGTATGTGATCGCGTTCAACGACGAATGGGTTCCGGACCAGACGGCGGAGGACCTGCGGACCAAGAGTGCCGGTGGGATGGCGGTGATCGCGGAGATGGAGGAGGCCGGGGTCTTCGTCTTCAGCAACGGTGGGATCGACGCCTCCACCGCGATCTGCAGCGTCGAGGCGAAGGACGGGGAGCCGATCTTCAGCGACGGTCCGTACATCGAGACCAAGGAGCACCTCGGGGGTTTCTGCGTCGTCGACGTACCGGACGACGAGACGGCGCGCTACTGGGCCGGCCGCCTGGCCGTCGTACTCAACTGGCCGCAGGAGATCCACCGCTTCCCCGGCCGCGAACGCCACAACCGCCCAACCGAAACCGCCTGAACGCACGGGGTGGGCGGGCCGCCCCGCTCGCCCACCCGGTCAGGTACTGACAACTCGCTGGTGAAGCTGTCGGCCCGTAGGTAGCCTCACCGGAGTGTCGGTCTGGAGAGTGCCTGAGCGGGTTGAGCCGCCGAATGATCCGGTCGACGAGCGGGCCGCGCTCGAGGATCGGCTCGAGTTCCAGCGGACGACGTTGCTGATGAAGTGCGGTGGGCTGACGCCGGAGCAACTCGTGCTGCGTTCGGTGCCGCCGTCGGCGATGTCGCTGCTCGGTCTGGTGCGGCATCTGTCCGGAGTCGAGGCTTGGTTCCACGAGTACGACGGCCAACCGGATCACCTGTACTTCTGGGACTACGTGCCGGGGGCGGCGAAGGGATTCGATGTCGACCTCGCGCGGGCTGACGACGACCTGGCCAGCTACCAGGCGAGCGTCGCCCGGTCGCGGGCCGCCGTCGCAGGTCTTGGTCTCGACTCGGTCAGCCCGGGCGAGGATTACACGCTGCGGTGGATCTACCTGCACATGATCGAGGAGTACGCGCGCCACAACGGGCACGCGGATCTCCTCCGTGAGCGCATCGACGGTGCTACGGGTGAATAGCCTTCAGGTTGTGAAGGCCCAGGACGCCATGAGCGGGAACTCGGCCTGCCAGAAGGGGTCGCCGTGGTCGCCCTCGCGTTCGGTGATGACCACGTCTGCGTCGGCGTCGCGGAGGGCATCGGCCCAGCGGGCGGCGTTCTCCATGAACCACGGTTCCTGGGTGCCGGCGACCAGGTAGGCGCGTGGGAGCGGGCTCGGCATGTCCTCCGGCGGCCGGTAGCCGCCACCAGGTGAGGCGGCGAAGATCGCGCCGTAGATGTCCGGGTGCCGAACGCCCATCGCCAGGGCGAGCTCCGCGCTCGCCGAGACGCCACACACCGCGGTCCGTTCGGCCGGCAAGGCGACGCCGAAGCGGGATCGCACCCAGTCGCGAACGTCCTCGACGAAGAACCTCTCATGCGCCGCGAACCGTTCTTCGTTGAACGACGGCGAGTACTCCTCGATCCGCACCATCTCGTCCGCGTCGTCCGTACGGTACGTACCGACCACCATCGTCGGCGGTACGTCGGCCTGCTCGAGATCCGCGCCCCACTGGGTGATCAGTTGGCCGTCACCCGCGAACACGATCGCTTCCGGTGGATCCGCCGGCACGTAGACGGCGACCTGCCGCCCACCGTCGTACTCGAACGTCTCGGTGACGAGTTCTCCCATTGATCTCACAGCTCCAGAGGGCAAAGCGTTGCGAGGGCTGCGTCGATCGGGTACAGGTCGGTCAGCGGCTCGCCTGGGTTCCACCAGACAGCCTCTGACATCTCGTCGTTCGGCGCGAACGGCCGGGGCGTGTCGACGTACCCGCAGTAAATAGCCAGGAACTCCAGCCGGTCGTCGGGCGCGACCCGGATCTTCGCCACCCCGGCGAAGTCGAGCGAGTCCGCACGCTGGCCACTCTCTTCGTCGAGCTCCCGTACGGCGGCCTCACGAGCCGACTCCCCCGCATCGATCATGCCGCCGGGCAGCTCCCAGGCCTGACGGAACCGGTTGAAGACCATCAAGCAGTTCGCACCGCACCAGAGCACAACGAGTGAGGCGGTCAGCGGGACGGACGGATCCAGGCTGCTGAGGTCCTCCTCATGGAGACGATCGAAGGTGAGGAGCACGGAGCCGTCGGTGTTGTGGACCGGGAGGTCGTACATGGGGCATGAGTGTTGCAAGACTGGTGGGTGTGAGTGAAATGGATTTCAGTGGTTATCAGCAGGCGGCGGCTCGGACCGGGGGGCTGGTCGCGACCGATCATCCGATCGTGTATCCGACCTTGGGGTTGGTGAACGAGGCGGGTGAGGTGGCAGGCAAGGTGAAGAAGATCTTCCGGGATCGGCAGGGCGTGATCACCGACGCGGACCGGCAAGCGCTGACGCTCGAGCTGGGCGACGTGCTCTGGTACCTGTCCGAGCTGTGCACGAGGCTCGAGATCCGGCTCGAAGACGTTGCCGAGCACAACATCGCCAAGCTCGCCGACCGGGCGTCCCGCGGTGTGCTCGGAGGCGACGGCGACCTGCGCTAATGCTCGATCAGGCCGCCGGCTTTCACGGGTGGGACGTGGCCGGTGGGCGGGTGGGACTCGGCCAGGGCGACGCCGATGTCGACCAGGGCGGCGCGGTGGAGCGTCGGGATCTTGTCGATCGGGGTCCAGACGGATTCGGCGGTCTCGCCGTTGGGTTCGGGGCGGGTGGTGCCGGCGGTGATCCGGACGGCGTAGAAGATGCCGATGTTCTGGTGGTCCTCGGACCCGGGACGACGCCGTACGGCGGCCGGCACGATCCGCGAGTCGACCCCGAGCAGCCGCTCGACGACCGACTCGTACCCAGTCTCCTCGGCGACCTCGCGCGTCACGGTGTCGAACGGATCCTCACAGTGCTCGACACCACCGCCCGGCAGAGTCCACCAACTCCCATCGCCGTACGGCGAGACGTACCGCGCCAGCAGCATCCGCCCGTCCTCGACACACACCGCGTACGCCGCCACCCGTCGACTCATCCCAGGACCCTAACCCGGCGTCAGATGCAGAACGGGTGCCCGGCCGGGTCGGCGTACACGTAGTGGTCCGGTCCGGTGGTTTGAAGCGGTTGAGCACCGACCGCCAACGCATGATCGCGCGCAGCAGGCACATCGTCCGTGGAAAGATCCAGATGAACCTGCTGCGGGTACGCCGGGTCGGGCCATCGCGGAGCCGCGGCGTCGGAACGCTGGAAGGCAAGCGCCGGCGAGTCGGCCAGCACGACCCGGTCGGGACTGTCGACCACGCGCTCAGGCAGGTCGAGGAGCGCGCTGTAGAACGTGGCCAGCGCCTGCGGTTCGGGGCAATCGATGACGATCCGAGCGATCTCCGCCCGGTCGGTCGCCGATTCGTGCAGGCAGAACGGGTGCCCGATCGGATCGGCGTACACGTGCCAGGCCTCTGAGTCGTCGAGCAGCGTCGCACCGGGAACCTCAACCTGCGCCAGATCGGGTACGGCGATGTCCAGGTGCATCTGCTGTGGGTACGCCGAATCCGGCCACCGTGGCGCCTGGTAGTCGATCGGCCCGTCGCCGAACCCGAGGTTGAGTCGACCGTCGCCGATCAGGAACCAGTCCTCGCGGATCACGCGCATTCCCAGCAGTTCCGCGTAGAACGTCGCGATCGGCCGGGCCCCGCAGTCGTAGCTCTCAGGCGTGTTCCCGGGGCATGCGAACACGACGTTCTGGATCCCGAGCCTCATTCTCCAGCCTCCCGATTGCCGACGGTATGCCTCCACAGCTACCGGTCGGTGGACGTATCCGGCCAGGGGATGGCCGGATCTGTTCACGTCACGGGGCCGGGATCAGGCGCTGTTACCGTCGGCCCGGCGTGATCAGTTGATCACGTTCAGCAACCAAGACTCAGGAGAATACGAATGCGGAAACTTGCGGCCCTGGTGGCCGGGCTGGTCGCGGCTGCCGGCGGCGTCTATGTGGTGGCGGCACCGGCGGCGCAGGCGGACGACTGCGGAGGCACCTACACGATCGTGGTCGGCGGCACCGGCGACAACGACTCCAACGCGCCGTACTGGCAGGGGAACATCAGCCAGCGCGTCGGGTATCCGGCCCAGCCGATCGGCTACAACGCCCGCCAGGGCGTCAACGAGCTGAACCGGCTGATCCGGGATCACCGCAACGCGTGCCCGGGCCAGCACGTCAAGGCGGTCGGGTTCTCGCTCGGCGCCGCGGTGGTGCACACCTGGGTCACGGAGAACTGGCAGACCTTCGACAACGTCAACGCGGTGCTGATCGCCGATCCGAAGCGGGCCGCGGGTCCGGAGAATGCCGGAGTCGCGGGCCACCCGGCCGTCGCCCCGGTGATCGGCGCCCCACTGGCCGGCGCCGACGCCTTCTTCGGCGACGTCCCGGTCCTGACCCTGTGCACCGACGACATCATCTGCAACCTGGACGCGAGGTCCGGGGTCCCCGGATACATCTGGGGAGCCCACGGCAACTACAACTTCAACGTCGACGCCTACTCCGACGACGCCCGCGGCCAGTGGTTCAACGGCGTGTTCATCCCCTGAGCACCAGGACTGCGGACATCACCCAGATGTCCGCAGTCCCTCCAGTACGGCGCTCGCGTCCGACCGCAGCTTCTCCGACGGATCGTTGCCAGTAGCAACTTCCAGCAGTGGGAGGTCCTGCGGCCACGCCGAGTACGCCGTCGCCCAGATCGCTGCCTCCCGCACCCAGTCCTCCGAACTGCCGAACGCGTCGCGGCCAACGGCTCGGTCGAGTTGTCGATCGTCCGGAGCAGCGCGATCTGCTGAAAAGGCATCAGCTCGTACTCGATCAGTTCCAGCGCTTTGTCGTACGCCGTCCTCCACAACGTCTTCGACCTGCTGCCATCCCTCGTCCTCAGCGAGCTCCACCACGGACTCGTGCTGCGGAGTGCGTCCCAGTACCAAGCGGTTCGAGCGATGCAAGGCTCCTCCTCGGGTCGGAGCGCGAGAGGTTACCGGCCGCGAGGTTCGTGCCTGTGGAATAGGTCGGGCAGCGTGCGGGTTGCCCGGAGTATGACAGTGGAGATCGGGGTCATTCTGCCGACGTCGTCGCCGGATCCGGCGCAGGCGATTCTCGGGGATGTGCGGGAGAGTGCGCGGTACGCCGAGGAGATCGGGCTGGACTCGGTGTGGTCGACGGATCACCTGATCGCGAGTGCGCCGATGCTGGACAGTTCCGTCGTACTGGCGACGGCGGCCGCGGTGACCGAGCGGATCACGGTCGGGTACAACGTGATGTTGCTGGCGTTGCGGCCGGTCGCGTGGGCGGCGAAGCAGATCAGCACGTTGCAGCTGGTGTCGAACAACCGGCTCGTGCTCGGTGTCGGGACCGGCAATCCCGCGCACGGTGACGTCGGCTGGCGGGCGGCCGGTGTCGAGTTCGCGGAGCGCGGGCGGCTAACGGACGAGGCGCTCGCCGTACTCCCGGATCTCATCGCGGGCAAACCTGCGACGCTCGCCACGGGCGTCGACGCGACGATCGCGCCCGGGGCGCCGGTGCCGCCGATCTTCGTGGCCGGCAACGGTGTACGGGCGTATCGGCGAGCGGCGGCCTACGCCGATGGGTGGGCGACGATCGCGTCGTCGCCGGACGAGGTGCGGACGAGCCTGGAGCGGATCAACGAACTTGCCGAGGGCAAGCAGTTGAAGGCGACCGTGGTCGCGCCCCAGCTCGACGGCGATCCGCTCGAGCAACTCGCCGCGTACGAGGCGGCCGGTGTTGAGCGCATCATTCTGCCGCCCACCGGTGACTGGCACGACGACTACGACCGAGCCGCTGCACTGAAAGTGGGCTGACGAAAGCCGCACGGATTGGACCTGTCGAGGGTTCGCGTAGCTGGGGAGACTGGATCTCATGTACGTTCCTGCGCACTTCGCCCCTGACGACGAGGCCGTTCTGGAGTTGCTGGCCCATCACGGGGCCGCGGATCTGGTGACGATGACGCCCGACGGGTTGACGGCGACGATGTTGCCGTTCGTCCACGATCGCGAGCGGAACGTGCTGCTCGGGCACCTGGCGCGGAACAACGAGCACTGGCGCCTCCCAGTGATCGGCGATGCGCTGGTGATCATGCGCGGACCGGACGCCTACATCTCCCCGACCTGGTACGCGTCCAAGCAGGACGACGGCCGCGTCGTCCCGACCTGGAACTACGTCACCGCCCACATCCACGGAACCATGACCGTGCACGACGACCCAGCCTGGGTCGAGAACGTCGTACGGCGCTTGTCCGACCATCACGAGACCGGCCGGGCGGCACCGTGGTCGGTGGACGATGCGCCGGCGAAGTTCGTCGCCGGGCAACTGCGGGCGATCGTCGGCGTCGAGATCGGGATCAAGCGGATCGAGGCCAAGTTCAAGCTCAGCCAGAATCGCCCGGCCGCGGACGTCGACGGGGTGATCGACGGTCTTCGGGCCGACGGCGACGACCGGTCCGCCGAAGCAGTCGCACAGCACCGGCACTGAGCTGATTTGACCTTGACCCAAAGGGCAAGGTTTACGCTTCCCGCCATGTCTGGAGTTGTCGTGGTGGGAGCAGGTCCCGGGATCGGGCTCGCGGTCGCGCGCCGGTTCGTCCGGGAGGGGATGAGCGCCGGGCTGATCGCGCGCTCGGAGGCGACGGTGAAGGCCGCGGCCGAGGAGCTCGGAAGTGCCGGCGTACTGCCGATCACGGCCGACGTGACGGACGAGGCCGGCCTCCGCGTCGCGCTCGATCAGGTGGTCGACGCGTACGGCGTACCTGAGGTGGTCGTCTACAACGCCGCACTGATCCAGCCGGACCGGATCGGCGATCTCACCGCGCAGCAGCATCTCGACGCGCTGGCGGTGAACGTGGTCGGCGCGATCACCACCGCGGCACACCTCGCGCCCGCGATGGCCGAGCGCCGCAGCGGGTCGTTCCTGATCACCGGCGGCATGCCGTTGGCGAAGCCCGACTACGCGAGCCTGTCCCTCGGCAAGGCCGGCGTCCGCGCGGTCGTTACCCTCCTGCACCAGCAGTACGGCGCGGCCGGTGTGCATGCCGCGAGCGTCACCGTCAGCGGCGGCGTCTCCCCCGGCAGCGGCTGGGACCCGGACGACATCGCGAACCACTACTGGCGCCTGCACACCCAGACCCCGGCCGAATGGATCCACGAGATCGTCATCTGACCTCTTGTCGTATTGTTCAACAATCTCTATCGTGAGATCACCTGAGAGGGGGTCTCATGACGACGACTGCAACGCTCACTCCGGCCCAGGCACGGTCACTGTTCCGGGACGACTTCAGCGGGCCGACCACGGGTTGGGCCGGCGGGTACACGCAGACCAACCTGATCGCAGTCCCCGCGGACTGGGCGTACGACGTGCTGCTGTTCTGCACGCGCAACTCGCAGGCCTGCCCGGTGCTCGACGTGAGCGATCCGGGCGACCCGACGACGCGCCTTGCCCGGGGCGCGGATCTCCGGACCGACCTCCCGCAATACCGGATCTGGCAGGACGGCGAGTTGGTGGCCGAGGTGGCGGATGCGACCGAGCTGTGGCGGGACGACCTCGTCGCGTTCTCGCTCGGGTGCAGCTTCACCTTCGAGACTGCGCTGGCGGCTGAGGGGATCCCGCTGCGGCACGTCGACCAGGGGCGGAACGTGGCGATGTACCTGACCGACCGCGAGTGCGAGCCTGCCGGGCGGTTGCACGGTCAGCTCGTGGTGTCGATGCGCCAGATTCCGGCGGACCGGATCGACGACGCCGTACGGATCACGCGAGCGATGCCGGCCGTGCACGGCGGACCGGTGCACATCGGGGATCCGGGCGAGTTGGGGATCACCGACCTCGCGCGGCCGGACTTCGGTGATCCGGTCGACGCGGCCGCCGGCGACGTACCGGTGTTCTGGGCGTGCGGGGTGACTCCTCAGGCGGCGTTGATGGCGTCCCGGCCGCCATACGCGATCACGCACGCGCCGGGCTACATGTTCATCACCGACCGCCGCGACAGCGACTACCGCGTTTAGGCCCTGTCTAGAGCAGGTGCCGCTTGAAGCCTTCGGCCACGGCGGCGGCGCGGTCGGAGACGTCGAGTTTGGCGTAGATGTTGAGCAGGTGCGTCTTGACGGTGGCCTCGCTGATGAACAGGTGGCGGGCCGCCTCGCGGTTGGTGTTGCCGGCAGCAACCAGTTGGAGAACCTCGAGTTCCCGTGGGCTGAGCAGGTCGGCGGCCGGTGGGGTGCGGATGTGGTTCATCAGCGTGTTGGCGACCGACGGCGCGAGTACCGATTGGCCGTCGGCGGCGGCCCGGACCGCGCGGAGGAGTTCGTCGCGCGGCGCGTCCTTGAGCAGGTACCCGGTAGCGCCGGCCTCGATCGCGGGTACGACGTACCCGTCGGTGTCGTACGTCGTCAGCACGAGCACCCTCGACCGTACGCCGCGATCGGCCAGCTGACTGATCGCCGCGAGGCCGTTGACGCCGGGCATCTGCAGGTCCATCAGGATCACGTCCGGCTGCAGCGCCTCGGCCAGCCGGATCGCCTCGGCGCCGTCACCCGCCTCGCCGACGACCTCGAACCCGGGGTCGGCCGCGAACATCCCGCTCAGTCCGTCGCGCACGATCGGGTGGTCGTCGGCGATCAGCAGCCGGATCATGCGCCCACTCCGGTCAACGGCACCGTCGCCGAGATCGCCGTACCGAAGCCCGGCTCGGACTCGATCTCCAGCGTCCCGGCGAGCGCCTCGACCCGCTGCCGCATCGCGACCAGGCCGAACCCACCGGACTCCGACGAGGCAGTCCGGCCCGGATCGAAGCCGGCACCGTCGTCCCGGACGTCCAGCGCGACCTGCTTCTCCATGTAGGACAGCGTCACCCCCACGCGGGTCGCCTGCGCGTACTTCGCCACGTTCGCCAACGCCTCCTGAGTTGCCCGAAGCAGAGTCGACTCCGCCTCGGGCGTCAGCACCCGCGGCGTGCCGGTAGTGGTCAGCTGTACGTCGATCCCGTGCACCGCCGACCACCGTCGTACGACGTCCGCGATCGCCTCGCTCAACGTCGCTGACTGCAGCGGCTGGGGACGGAGCGCGTGCACCGAACGGCGTGCCTCGGTCAGACTCTCGCGGGCGAGCCCGACCGCGGTCGTCACGTGCCGCCGCCAGTCGGCGGCGTTCTCCGCGGCCTGGAGCTGCGTGACGATCCCGGTCAGCCCCTGCGCGAGGGTGTCGTGGATCTCGCGGGCCATCCGCTGCCGCTCGTCGATCACGCCGGCGTCGCGCGCCTGAGTCAGCAACTGCTCGTGCAGGATCGCGTTCTCGGCGAGCGTGGCCTCGAGCCGGCGGTTGGTCTCGGTGAGCGCGTCGACGGCTTCCTTGCGCTGCTGGCTGAGCTCCTCGCCGCGGTGGCCGAGCCACGCGGCGAGACACATCCCGACCACGTTCACCCCGACCACAGCCGCGTAGCCGAGCAGTCCGAGCACGTTCGTCTTCGGCATGTCGTACGACTGCGCCGTACCGGCGATGACCGCGACCGCGCCGATGCCGAGCAGTTCGCCGGGCCACGGCAGTAGGACGAACGTGTAGAAGTAGCCGGCCGGGGTGAGGAAGCCGAACCACGGATCCCGCACCACCAGGACCGCGAGCAGGATCACGAAGCCGATGACGAAGATCGCCATCGCGCGGAGGTCGGTCCGCCGGGCCGGCCGGAGCGTGAACATGCCGAGCGTCCACAGCGCGATCAGCGCGCACAGCCCCAGGTCGACGGCCAGTGACTCGGGCTGGTCGCGCTTGATCGGGATGGTGACGGCTGCGAGGCACGCAAGCAGCACATACGGCACCACCGTCACCCGCAGCGGCCACACCTGCTCGCCCATGTCACCCAGTGAACACCGAGCGGAGGTACTTGCCGTTGACCAGCAGCGCGACGGCTAGCAGCAGGAGTCCGCAGATCGCCTGCTCACCCTTCATCCACAGCGGGAACGTGCCCGGCACCGCGATGATCACCACGATCGCGACCAGCATCACCGCCGAGACGATCCGCAGCCGGAGGAAGCCCTTCCGGGAACCTCTCGCCGCGCTGCGCGCGAACAGGACGGTCAGCAGGGCACTGGCGACCACGATCGTCCCGCGAACCCAGACCGCGTCGTTGACCAAGGTCGCGTGGTGGCGCAGGGCGATGACGGCGGCCAGCGTGAGCACGCTGATCGCGAGGTAGCCGGCCAGCAGCAGTTGCACACTCCGCAACGCGGCCGTACTGCGGGGATGTCCGACGTTCACCGGGGTTGTCATACGACGACTCTCCCGCCCGGCACCGGGTCCGCACATCGCCCGCTCAGCTCTACCCGCCTCCACCGATCGGTTGATGCAGGCACACGATCGTTGCCCTGAGCACCTTCCTTCCGTGTCAGTTTGTGCACGGACTGTCACAGACTGTCACGGCAGGTTTACGGCTGCGTGCAGATGTCCGGACAGGGCTGGCGGCGGCAGGAGCGGTCGGCAGATCGTCGATGCAGGAACACGAAGTCCAGCAGGGTTCGAGTCAGGTCGACCACGGGAGGGTCCGGACACGTGCTCGAGACTTATCGCGGAATCCCACACCTGCTGGACACCTGGCTCGTCCTGACCGGCATGACCCTGCCGATCGCGCTTTCCTCGTTCCGCCGCCCGGGCGACCTGGTCCCGCGGCTGGCCGCGTTCTGCCTGCCGGCCGCGTTCGCGCTGGTGTTCGCGGCGACGCTCAGTCCGACGGCGCATCGTCTCGGCCAGATCGGCGAGTGCGGCACGCACCTGACCACGACCGGCGGGCTGACCTCGCTCCAGGGTCTGCTCAACGTCGTGCTGTTCGTGCCGGCGGCGGGCATGCTCACGCTGGCCAGCGGGCGCCCGGGCGACGGCATCGCGGCCGGGATCGGGATGTCGGCCGCGGTCGAGGCGGTGCAGGCATTGCTGCCGCAACTCGGCAGGTCGTGCCAGCTGCACGACCTGATCGCGAACTCGCTCGGCGCTTTCTGCGGGGTCGGCCTGGCCGCCGGCCTCCAGACGCTGACCCGGAGCCTGGTCGCTCGGCCGGGGTTCCTGGTGGTCAGCCCGGCCGTGGTCGAGCACGCCGCGATGCTCGTCGTACGGCGGCCGCGACATCCGGCCCGGCATCGGCGCGGAACCTTGGTCCCGGCCGGTCGCCCGGCGA
This Kribbella sp. NBC_00482 DNA region includes the following protein-coding sequences:
- a CDS encoding VanZ family protein; this translates as MLETYRGIPHLLDTWLVLTGMTLPIALSSFRRPGDLVPRLAAFCLPAAFALVFAATLSPTAHRLGQIGECGTHLTTTGGLTSLQGLLNVVLFVPAAGMLTLASGRPGDGIAAGIGMSAAVEAVQALLPQLGRSCQLHDLIANSLGAFCGVGLAAGLQTLTRSLVARPGFLVVSPAVVEHAAMLVVRRPRHPARHRRGTLVPAGRPARYHSTNTQLSG